The Silene latifolia isolate original U9 population chromosome X, ASM4854445v1, whole genome shotgun sequence genome contains the following window.
GCAGCTAATAGGAGGGGCACTGGCCTGggtgtagtactaaaatcgccacagggggataagatagtacatgctataagttgtgcatttgaagctaccaataatgaagctgaatatgaagccctaatagatGGGTTAAAGGTATGTATCGACCTTGGTGTAGAGAATCTAAAGGTACGTACGGATTCCCTCCTCATTTTAAATCAAGTAAATGGAGtttatactgcaaaagactcaaaaatgatgctcgacctagaagttgtgcaaaatttaaaatgtaaatttcgcaattttaatattgatcaaatacccagggacttgaatacccaggccgatgccctagCCAGCTTAGGATCTAAATTAACTCCCCCTGATTTTGATAAGATCCCCATTATACATTTATTGGAACCTGCagtaaataaacaagatgaaacctTTCCAATATATGTTGCTAATTCATGGACAAAACCATACTACGAGTGGCTCCAACAGGGAATTTTACCCCTGAACAAGCAGGATGCCAAAGCACTTAAAATCAAAGTTGCTTCATACACCATTATTAATAATGTGCttttcaagagatcgcaggctggaccgtacctcagatgcctggaaccacaagaagctgaacagatattatCGGAAATCCATGAAGGACACTGTGGCAATCacaaaggtggcagaagcctgTCAAATTCATGGACCATACATCCATTAGCCATCCGAGGAACTACATTCAATCTCTGCCCCCTGGccgttcatgaaatggggcatggacatagtaggcaaatTACCTCAAGCACCTGGACGGAAAgccttcatgctagcaatgactgactacttcttcaaatggatagaagcagattcatacaggcaagtcaaagagaaggatgtcatatcattcatcaaacgcaacatcatatgtagatatgggataccttcagaaatagtttgtgacaatggcacgcagttcgtgggaaaaagaacaacagCTTTCTgcgcacaatggaatatcaacctggtaacatccacaccaggctacCCAAGGCCAACGGCCAGGCGGAGTCCAGCAACAAAGTAATAATTAGTTGCCTGAAGAAAaagctaaaaagaagaaaaggcagatgggctgaagaactccctctGGTTCTCTGGGCTGACCGGACTACGCCTAAAAcagccacaggccaaaccccATACTCCCTGGTTTATGGGTGTGAAGTAGTGATCCCAACAgaaattgatattccatcagccagatgtagCCTGAACACAGTAGCAGAAAACACTCCCCTGATGGAGGACAgtctggacttaacagaagaattaagagatcCTGCCAACATCAGATTGGCAACCTACCAGCAAACAGTGGCTAAAAGTTACAATAAGAGTGTCAAGGCCAGAGTATTCAGAataggagaccttgttctcagaaGAGTTTTCCCAAATACTAAAGAGGAAAATGCAGGCAAACTGGCTCCAACCTAGGAAGGTCCTTACCTGATCGACTCAATCGTTGGTCAGGGTGCCTACAGGTACAGACCCTGGACGGCGAGATGATTCCCAGAGCCTGGAATGTTGCACACTTAAAAATAGTTCACATATAAAATGCACTCCTCAGCCCAGGTAAAAACCTTTACTTTACCTTTTTGCCTGGCCTGACATGCAACTACGTGTATGATACTTGCTGTTACATAAATAAATATCCTACATGTTTCTTCTTGCTATACGCCCGATTATTTGTTAATATGAAATTCTCTTACTCTTTAACTTTTATCAAATTGAATCTTGAATACTTGTTTACTTACACAGTGCATTCATTTAGTTCACACTCTACTTAAACAAATTTTCAAGATTGAGGGCTACTCCACTAGCATACACACTACACATATGTAAAAGTTATGCAACTTTCAGTTGCGAAATTCTCAAAACAGGCCTTAAAAATAATGAGCTCAGTCCGAATAAATGGGCTAGGGGATACTCTCCCTGATTCGCTTGTCATAAATGGGTCATATGCCCTCTATACAGGCATGGGttgtaagccctccagacaggcaaataccccacccataacacaaaagcctggccagatccagcacgaAAGCTTGGCAAGATCCAGCGTGAAgaaactggcccgatccagtagACTAACTGGCCTGATCCAGTATAAATACaaactgatgtgaccattatttgagcatatttagtccccgaattagccttgttcccatgctttttagtgcatatttgggtcatttattttctttagtcctttgttttgcatattctttgaggttttgatcccttggtaggaaaggagtgcaaaccttgcattttcatggcaaaatggagctaaattgattgaattcaatgaccaagcatcaaagagaagacaagagtagaaggcctttgtacatattgtagtagatgggcaatgatgagaaaagatccttgcatccccgaagaaatcctcaaggattgtatgaagagaaaggaagaaaagaagaaaggaagaagctgatctacaatccgagtggattgcccacaatccgcccgtccaagacaagcaatccgagcgttTTCCTCAGAAGGCCGCTCGTctaaaaccaccacaatccgcccgtccaccccacaaatccgctcgtccaaaaccaccacaatccgctcgtcccgtgctctggacgctcggattgtgtgacagctaatccgccttctacttgttctatgaaggatgcgcatacctcaggaaagactagcaaaaacgagactcgcatatttttctgagaggagcgattcctcacgGACTTactcgtcatttaagcccttagt
Protein-coding sequences here:
- the LOC141618303 gene encoding uncharacterized protein LOC141618303, with protein sequence MEYQPGNIHTRLPKANGQAESSNKVIISCLKKKLKRRKGRWAEELPLVLWADRTTPKTATGQTPYSLVYGCEVVIPTEIDIPSARCSLNTVAENTPLMEDSLDLTEELRDPANIRLATYQQTVAKSYNKSVKARVFRIGDLVLRRVFPNTKEENAGKLAPT